A window of Rattus norvegicus strain BN/NHsdMcwi chromosome 14, GRCr8, whole genome shotgun sequence contains these coding sequences:
- the Cplx1 gene encoding complexin-1, with product MEFVMKQALGGATKDMGKMLGGDEEKDPDAAKKEEERQEALRQAEEERKAKYAKMEAEREVMRQGIRDKYGIKKKEEREAEAQAAMEANSEGSLTRPKKAIPPGCGDEPEEEDESILDTVIKYLPGPLQDMFKK from the exons GGGCCACCAAGGATATGGGGAAGATGCTTGGGGGTGATGAGGAGAAGGACCCCGATGCcgccaagaaggaggaggagcggCAGGAGGCACTGCGGCAGGCAGAGGAGGAGCGCAAAGCAAAGTAtgccaagatggaggcagaacgTGAGGTCATGCGGCAGGGCATACGAGATAAG TATGGcatcaagaagaaggaggagcgTGAGGCTGAGGCTCAGGCAGCCATGGAGGCCAACTCAGAAGGCAGCCTGACTCGACCCAAGAAGGCTATCCCACCAGGCTGTGGGGACGAGCCCGAGGAGGAAGACGAGAGCATCCTGGACACTGTCATCAAGTACCTGCCTGGGCCACTGCAGGACATGTTCAAGAAGTAA